TGCTGCCAGTCCGCTGAAGGTTTTGGTCACAGTGGACCCGTCAGGGTTGGCAGTAGAGTAGCTTTCGGAATCTATAGTAGTGCCTGCTGAGTTTTTCAGTGTCCATGAGGTTTCCTGTGGGTAATTGTCAAGCGTGATGCTCAACTCTACGTCACCGGAAACACAGTCTCCGCCGGTACTTCCTATAGAAAGTTCAACATCATCAATAGCAATATCTGCCTGCCAGGTATTTCCCGTGATCCTGTTAAAGCGCAATTGCACACTACCACCAAGGTATGCTGCCAGGTCAATACTGGCGGATTGCCAGCTGTTGCCCTGATTTCCTGTCATACTCCATAAAGAAGTCCATGACTGGCCATCGTCATTGCTGGCTTCCAAGGCTATACTACCCATGTTGGAGGCTCCATACATATGAAATTTGAAATTAAACGAAGCCTGGCTTTCTGAGCTCAAATCAAAACAAGGAGAATTGATGATCGCCTGTTTGTTGGGATAGCCACTACCCGAAGCTTCTACATAAATATAATATGAGCCCTGAGCGGCACTCGATGGCCCGGTACTGCTGGATGGCGTTCCGTTGGCATCCACCGTCCAGTTCAGGTCATCATTGGTAGATTGAGTCCATGCGCCGATGGTGTTTTCAAAACCTTCAGTGTAAGGAAAGGAAGTGATTCCTCCGCTACATCCTGCAGCCGGCAAAGTGGTAATATTGACACTGTTGCTTGCACCTGATTCATTAGTTGCTGCATCCCTTGCCCTTACAGTAAAGGTATAACTTGTGTTTGCCGACAGACCTGTTACCGTATGGCTTGTGCCGCTAACAGTGGTTACCAGAGAGGCACCATTGTAAATATTATACCCTGTAACGCCAACATTATCGGTAGAGGCATTCCAGCTAAGATCAACACTGGATGAGGTTACGTTGGAGGCTGTCAGATTGGTGGGAGCCGTCGGGGGCTCTGTATCGCTGGAGCCTGAACCCAGTTTGAAAGCGACCACATGGCTTCTTCGTACATTGTTACCTTTAAAGTATTCACCAATATGCCAGAAAGTGAGATCATCGAGCGGGTCAACGGTGATCTGGGCGTAGTCACCATACCTGCCATCGCCTCTGTTTTCTTCTGAGTCACCATTGACCACCACCTGTTCACCCTGAGGCATGGTGCCCAGCGGGTCGGCAGCCATCCGGCCTGTATATCTTAAAGAAGTATATACCGTACTACTCACTATGGTATAGCCCATGCCTATATTTCCCTGGCTATCCATAGCAATACTTCCGCAATAAGCACTATGTCCGTCCGGTTGCAGATAAGTACCTTCCTGGTAGATCGTCCAGGGGGCACCGTCACTGGTTTGTCTCAATTCATACCAACGGATACCTGCTCTTGTGTCGTTTCCACTTACATCGACCACAAAGTTCATAACCACGGAATTATGGGTGCCAAACCGGCGGTAGTTCGTCATGTACATCATAGTGGCCTGCAGGGCATCCAGGTCGGGTCCATTCCCGGGTTCATCGAGGTTTTGAAAAGAGCCCCCGTTAAACACACCGTCAAAAGCCGCCGTATTCAGTATCTGGGGAGATGATATAGTGGAGCTGGAAGGAGATGACCAGTTCACATCAGTGGTCCATATTTTTAAATGGTCCTGAGATACGCCCGACCAGGAATCATCCTGCATGTATACTACTGAATGACCTACACCAACAGGAGGGAGGGTCGTGCCAGTTGCATTGAAGCCGCCGGGGCTATAAAAGCCGCTGGTTGTAATCCCTGGTAGCGGAAAGCCTATCATTTGCGCAGATGCACCAGTCAGCATATTGTCCCGTTCCAATGCGAAGATCACCTGGCTTGTGGAGGCACTGTTCTGGTCTTTATTGGCAGTAATGTAATATCCGTCACTCCATATAGACAGCTTTTCGTAGTCAGGGAAAGAACCTGTATTAAAACGGTAAGTATACCATCCGTCGTTTACAGGGTCGGGTCCCTGGCATACGGCAACCAGTATACCGTTTGGAGAATTGCTGAACTCCATGATAATAAACCTGTCGGCAAAATTGTCATAGATTACCACAGGATCACCCAGGGTTTCACCCGGAAACAAAGTGCCCAGTGAAGCCTCCGGAGCCAGAACATTGCCTGACCGGTCAAGTATGCCAAAGCCGCTGTTAAAGGCATAGACATAATGGTTTGGGCCAATGGCACCTGTCGGGTCATTAAGCACCGATCCGATGTGGGCATCGAAGGAAACAATAGGAGCAGCCAGTAGTGTTTCCGCTGCACTTCTTTGAACACTTTTTTGCTTAGCGATCAGGGGATCTTCACCTCTCGGCAAACCTTTGCCTGGAACAAAAGTGTTGGTGCCCCTTCTCTTAGGAGGGGCCACATGCTCAAAGCCTTGTGCAGCAATGATGTTATCCATGGCCGAAAGCGCAGGGATCTCACGTACATACTCGCTGGACGTGAAATATGTTGCCTGATAACTTTGCTGAGCATAAGCTCCAAAGCCGGCAAACAACATAGCACAAAAACATAAAAATTTGATTTTCATAATGATTAGGTTTGGTTGAAAAATTTTATGGGTGAAGTCAAATTAGTACTATTAAGTAAGGCATTTTGTTGAAATGAGACCATTATAGTACGTGTGTGACTTTATGGTGCACAGTTCATGCCTTTTGAGTTCACGGTTGTGTTAGTAAGCAGTGTGTGGTAACCGGTAAAAATTTCGGAGTGAACAGTGAATCAGGTCGGAGGTGGTAGGTAGTGTGTGAGGATTGGAATTTTGAATATTTCTACGAGACTACTATCCCCTTGAGGAAATTATAGGGTTTTAAACCGATAAACACTGAACTGTAAACTGACATCAGAAACTACAGATAATGCTATAAAAAATGTGAGATTAGTATTAAATTTGCAGCTTATCCAAAATATGCTTTGAAAAGATTACTCCTTATACTTTTGCTCTTTTGCTCTTTCATACAATTGAAGGGACAGGATGCCACACCCAAGGACTCTACGTACACCGAAAATGCAATTGCTGATACTACCCTCAATAATAATGAACAGGTTTTATCTGATACGCTAAAAAGTAAGATGGCGGACATAGCACCGGATAGTACGGATGTACAAAGAGCAAAATCGACAGCAAGAAATGCCTTAAAGGATAGCCTTGATAGCCGGATAGCGATTCCGGATGTAGCCATAGACAGTACCACCGCCAGTAAGGCAGGCGATAAAGCAAAACAAGTCGCTAAAGATTCATTGAACCGGTATGTAGATGTGCCCGATATAAAAATTGACTCCACTACTACAGATCAGGTTAAAACCGAGGCTAAGTCCAGGGCCAAAACGGCTTTGGAGGATGAGCTGGGTGAGGAGGTTCCTCAGATTACCATTGACTCAACTACAACAAAACAAGTAAAGGACGCTGCAGTAAAACGTGCAGAAGAGGAATTGAAAGGAACTAAAGAGTATGATGCTATTAACGGACTGGGGGATGACTCTGAGCTTGGACATCTCGAAGACTATAAAAACAAGTTGGAAAGCACGCAGGAGCAACTGAAACAGGCTGCCGCTAAGCAGGAGCTCAAGCAGAAAATGGCCTCCCATGCCAGGGAATACATCACTCAAAATGCTGATAAAATACAGCAGGTGCAGTCGCAAATGGGGGAGATGAAGAAGAAGTATTCCTACATGCCGAACAGCAATGACCTGAGCAGTGCTGTAAAAAGAACTTCATTAAAAGGAGAGTCTCTTTGGGAACGCCTGGTCATAGGTGGTAATTTTAATATTAGTAAAACTAATCCATTGAATGTAGACCTTTCCCCTGCCATAGGTTATAGGATCAATAAGCTTTTTGAGATGGGGGTCACCGGATGCTATCGTAGTCAGTTCAAAACAGACAAACAGGGAGTAAATTCGCAAGTTGGTAAAGAAGTGTATGGCTACAGTGCATTTGCCAATCATATGGTATTTAAAAACTTCTTCGCCTACATGGAAGCTGAGCGCATGAGAACGACCACCACATCCAGCGAAATCCCCAAAAGAGAATGGAAGCAGACCTTATTAATAGGAGTAGGCCGAAAATTCAACGTAGCCAAATGGCTCGAAATGCAGGCACTTGTATTGTTCAACGTCCTTCATGACAATGAAGATGGCCTGTACAACAGTCCCGTTGTGTTTAAAACAGGATTCAGGCTGCGGAAGTGATCTTTTGTTTGGAGCTGGGGTAATCAGTTTTTGCTAATTGAGCATGTTGGAAGTCGGAAGCCCGGAGTCGGAAGTTTGGTGATCGTAAGTATGAACTATGGACAGTAAACAGTAAATCGGGTTATCAGTAAGCACTAAAATTCACCCCTCAAACAAAACTTTCGGGAAAAGACAAAGTAATCACCTTATTATAAGCAGCAAACTGAATTCGAGGTGTTAATCAGTTCGTGTTCAGAGATTGGGGATTATTTCATCGTGCCTCCTCATAATGACGGTGCAGAATGGAATTTCCTTAACCATAATCAGTGAACGGTAATAAAACAGCAAACCACTTCCCGGTAGGGTCTCTCGCAGAGGACTCTACGGTATTCGAAGCTACAATCTTTAATTATGGCAGAAGACCATTGCCGGGAGAGGCGATGCTCAGAGAGGTAACAACCTCTGTTTTAAGGCTATTCTCCTCAGCTTGTGTTACCGAACGGTAAATAAGTAAACAGTAAACTATAAACTTACTTAACTGATGACCCCCTTACTACGAGCTCTGTTTTCAATACTTTTGTCACGGAAGTGATCACCTCATCATCTTTGGCTTCTATGGCTTCTATGAGCAGGCGAGCGGCTTCCTGTCCCATTTCAAATCCTGGCTGAGCTACTGTAGTGATAGTAGGCTCAGTTAACGCAGTAAATCTCCAGTTACTAAAACCTACAATACCAATGTCGTCAGGGATTTTAAGGCCATGCTCTTTAATCGTGATCATGGCTCCGAGTGCTGCGATATCATTATTGGCAAAAATTGCATCGGGCCTTTCATCAAGAGCCAACAGGCGTTTTGTCAGTTCCTTAGCTACATTTTCGTCATCTGATGCATTTTCAGGAAGAATCAGGCTTTCATCTATAGGTAAGCCACATTCTTCAAGTGCTTTTTTATAACCTTCCAGGCGTTGTCTGAACATTTGTAAGCTATTTGGCCCTGCCAGGTGTGCTATTCTTTTATAGCCCTGATCAATTAAGTGCTTTGTAGCCCGGTAACCTCCGTCGAAATCGTCGACAACTACTTTGCTGCAATCTATGGAATCACATACACGGTCATAAAAAACCATCGGGATTCCCCTGTTGTGCAAAAATTCAAAATGAGCGTAGTCGGTGGTTTCCCTTGACATAGATACCAAAATTCCATCTACACGATTATTAAAGAGTGCTTTGGTATCCATTACCTCACGGTCATAAGACTCGTTGCTCTGGGCAACCATCACGCTGTAGCCGGCTGCATAGGCAATATCTTCGATACCACTGATTATGGTTGAAAAAAAGAAATGTACTACCTGGGGTATGACCACACCTATAGTATTACTCTTGCTGCTCCGCAGGCTTAAGGCGATACTGTTGGGTTGATAATTGAGTTTTTCTGCCAGTTCTCTGACCTGCTTTTTTGTTTTCGGGCTAATGTCAGGATGATCCTTCAAAGCCCGCGAAACAGTAGATGGTGAAATATCAAGCTCACGGGCTATGTCTTTAATCGTAATTTGATTACTCTTCATTATAAATCCTTTTATCGCGGCGTTGGTATGAGGCAGAAAACATGATTCTATCTTATGACAGAAGAATAATACGCCATAATTTATTCAACTAATCTCAATGCTACCATTTTTAGCTCAAACTTCCAAGAGCCTCGTTTTGAGGAGGTGATATTATAAAAATCCAAATAGGAGATCATCTCTTAGAAAAGGTCAATTGTTTACAAGCAGCCGAAGATGCATGGTTAATGCAAACGTTTGCGGCGACGTTTTCGATAAAATACGCCCTTTTTTATTAGGAAAAGTGCCCTCTAAATGATTATTATTGGTAAAGGACATACGAGTCTTACCCCATATTTATTGTAAAAAGTACTCATAATCAGGGGTAAGTGTGTGTCATGTATAGGACCAGTAATAAATATGTGACATGAAATAATACAAATTTTATTCTTTTTTAAATCTAACCCCCTATGAAGAAAATTTTACTACTATTTTCGGTTATGTTGGTCAGTTATGGTAGCATACTGGCTCAGCGTACAGTGACAGGTAAGGTCACCGATCCCGGCGACGGATCGCCATTGCCAGGTGTTAATATTCTGGAGAAAGGTACCAACAATGGTACCGTTACTGATATAGACGGTAACTACTCAATATCGGTAAATGATAATGCCACACTCATCTTTTCCTTTATCGGATATAAAAACCAGGAAGTGGTCGTTGGATCTCAGAGTACAATTAACCTGGAACTTGAAAGCGATATTACACAACTCTCTGAAGTTGTGGTTATTGGTTATGGAGAAATAGAAGCAAAAGATGCTACGGGCTCCGTAACCACAATTAAACCAGAAGACTTTAATCAAGGTGTAATTGCATCCCCAGAACAATTGATTCAAGGTAGAACTGCAGGAGTCCAAATAACAGGAGCTAGTGGGGAACCAGGCGCAGGTTCTACAATTAGAATTAGAGGAAATTCATCGATCAGGAGTGGCAATGGTCCTTTGTTTGTTGTTGATGGAGTCCCATTAAGTGGAGGAGATGTAACTGCGTCGGGTCAAGATGTCAGCTTTGGAACATCTTCTGCGAGAAATCCTTTGAATTTCATTAACCCTAATGATATTGCGAGTATTGATATATTAAAGGATGCATCTGCGACAGCCATTTATGGTTCCAGAGGGGCAAATGGTGTTGTTATAATAACTACAAAAAGTGGTAAAGGAAAGAAGCCGACACTAGACTACTCAGCTTTAGCTAGTTTCAGCAAGGTTGCACAAGAGTATGATTTGCTTGAGCCAGACGCTTACCTTGCCGGTGCTGCTGCCTTAGGAGCCGATGCAAATGCTCTGGACATGGGATCAGAAACCGATTGGCAGGATGAGATTTTTAGAACCGGCATCTCTCAATCTCATAATTTATCTTACGGAGGAGGGGCCGGTAATGGTGATTTTAGAGTTTCTCTTAGCTATTTTGATCAGGAAGGTATCATTGAAGAAAGTGGGTTGAAAAGATATACAGCACGCTTTAATGGGAGTCAGAATTTTTTTGACGATAAACTCCGTGTAAGTGGACAATTTACATTGGCGGATATAAGGGACGAAAATGTTCCAATTACCAATAATTCCGGATTTGAAGGTGATCTTATTGGAGCAATGATATCTGCAAATCCCACACGACCTGTCTTTAATCCTGATGGTAGTTATAATCAACCGGGTACTGATCAACTAAACCCAGTTGCCTTACTGGCTTTGAGTGAAGACAACACAAAGACGCTGCGACTTTTGGGAAGTTTTTCCGGTGAATATAAAATTATCCCAGAGCTGTCATTCAAAACTAACATTGGCTTTGATAGGTCTACCTCATCCAGAAAGGCAGCTTATTCCAGAGATTTAGTCGCCAATGGAATTGCTGGACCAAAGGATAGCGATGGAGATGGAGATGTTGACTATTTAGGAGGTCGTGCAAGTTTTGTAGATATAATCAGTGATAATCGATTGATTGAGAATTATTTGTCTTACAATAAGGAGCTAAATGCCGATAGTAAGATAAGTGCAATTTTAGGTTACTCATATCAATCTTTTGAAGCGGAGACAAAGGTTCTTAATGCGCAGAACTTCAGGACTAGTGACCTGGATATCATGTTGAACAATCTGGCTTCTGTAGACTTGTTCAGATCTGAGAATATTGATGATACCAGACAGGATTTCCCATATAACAAAGTACCGCTTATAGCCAATACCACCAGAACGAAGGATGCAATACAATCTTTCTTTGGTAGGATAAACTACAATTTTATGGACAGGTACTTGTTAACGGCCACTTTAAGGGCTGATGGATCGACAAGATTTGGGGAAAATAATAAGTATGGCTATTTCCCATCTTTTGCTGCGGCATGGAGGATTTCAGATGAAAGTTTTGCGCCTGCAGTCTTCTCTGATTTAAAGTTAAGAGTAGGGTATGGTATTACTGGTAATCAGGAGATACCAAATAATCAGGTCATACAACGACAGCGCTATGCAGACTTTGGCTTTAATGATAATGGAGAGATAACCGGTGGAGCACTGGGAGATGTGGCATTTGCCAACCCTGATTTGAAATGGGAAACGACTGGACAATTAAATGTTGGTATTGATTATGGTTTTGTTGATAACAGGATCAGAGGTTCATTAGAATACTATTATAAGAAAACTAATGATTTGTTAATTCAGGTGACAAGTGCTCAACCTGCGGCTCAGCCGTTTGTTTATACTAATCTTGATGCTGATATAATTAATAAAGGTCTGGAGTTTTCTGTAGAAGCAGATGCTGTTACATCCAGTGATTTTTCCTGGACTGTAATAGCCAATTTTGCCTACAATAAAAATACAGTCGAGAATTTTAATAGTATTATTAATACTGGCGTTATTAATGGGCAGGGTTTAACCGGGGCGTACGCACAAAGAATTGCAGACGGGCAGCCGTTGTTTGCTTATTTTTTACGTGATTTTGTAGGGTTTGATGAAAATGGTCAATCTATTTATGCAGATGGAGATTTTCAACAGTTTACCGGAGATAGCCCACTTCCTAAATTGACAGCAGGGTTTACTAATCGGTTTGGCTATAAAAATTTCGACCTGAGTATCTTCTTTACAGGTCAGTTTGGTCATAAAATATATAACAACACTGCCAATGCATACTTTACGGCTGGTGCTTTGGGCAACGGCAGAAACGTTTCGGAGGAAGTTTTAAGTAGTGGAGAATCTAACCTTAATGCACCAGATGTATCGACAAGGTTTTTGGAGGACGGTGATTTTGTGAGATTAGAAAACCTTACTTTGGGATACAACTTTAATGTTTCGAATGTATCTGCTATTAATAGTCTTAGGTTATTTATGACAGCTCAGAACTTGTTTGTAATAACTGATTATAGTGGACTTGACCCAGAAGTCAATACAGATAAAACCTTAGCTGTGGCAGATGGAGCAAGTGGAGTACCCGCAGGGGTACCTTCTCTCGGTATTGATTATACATCTTACCCCAGAGCAAGAACTATTTCTTTCGGGCTTAATGTTACATTCTAAGATATCAACGTTATGAAAAATATAATTGACATTTCAAAATTATTACTAATTGTTGGCAGCTTTAGCTTTATTGTAGGCTGCTCCGATTTGGAAACAGAGTTAACCGATTCAGTTCCTGTTGAAACTGAATCGGGAGAGTTTGAAGGAGATCCAACAGAATTATTAAGTTCTGCCTATAATCGTTTAGGTAGGTTTCCAGACCAAACAAACATATATGCCCTCATGGAGCACACTTCTGATGAGATGATCGGGCCTACCAGGGGTACGGATTGGGGTGACAACGGGATCTGGAGAACACTCCATGCACATACATGGGATGCTACTCATGCTTATGTTCTAGGCTCATGGAATGACCTTAATACTGGGGTCTTCACCTGTAATCAAGTATTGGCATCTAATCCAAGTGCCAATCAGGCAGCACAGGCTAAATTTCTAAGAGCCTTTTATATGTTTTATATTATGGATTTCTATGGGCAGGTTCCTTTTAGAGGAGTTAACGATGGAGTGGAAGTTAGCCCGGAAGTATTTAACAGAGAAGAAGCTTTTAATTTTATCGTAAAAGATTTAACTGAAGCGTTACCAGATTTGGCAGATGGGAATTCTACGGCAACAACCGAGGCAAATAAAGCAACTGCTCATGCACTATTGGCTAAGTTATATCTGAATAAAGCTGTCTATTTTGCTGACAATCCTGCCGGACCATATACCTTTGATGCTGCAGATATGAATAAAGTGATTGAGCATGCTGATGCTGTTACTGCTGCTGGATATACCCTCGAAACTGGTAACTATTTTGATATTTTCGCAACACCTGTTTCCTCTGAAATTATATTTACCAGCCCGGAAGGAAGTCCTGAAAATAGATTCAGGATGACCCTACACTATAATCAAACTCCTGATGGGTGGAATGGTTTTACTACGCTTGCCGATTTTTATAACAAGTTTGAGTCTGATGAACAAAGGATTGGAGAAGTTCGAACAACCGGCTTGGGAACAGGGTTTCTTATAGGTCAGCAATATGGCCCTGATGGGACTGCATTAAAAGATAGAGGAGGCAATCCCTTGGTTTTTACTCCTGAGATTGATCTTGCCGGGAATAATGAGAGAGCGGGAATCAGAGTTATTAAATACCATCCCAGTGATGCCGGAGATTATATTTTATTCAGATATGCTGATGTTTATCTCATGAAACTGGAGGCTATTTTACGAGGAGGAACCCCTACTATGGCACAAACAGCTCAGAGTATGTTGGACGATTTGAGAACAATTCGAGGAGCCAGTGCCCTTACTGTTTCATTAGATGTAATACTTGATGAAAGGGGAAGAGAGCTTTATTGGGAAGGCTGGAGAAGGAACGATCAAATTCGTTTTGGAACCTTTACTACTACATGGGAAGAGAAAGAAGTAACAGATAGCCACAGGGTATTATTTCCAATACCACAACAAGCCCTGGATTCAAACCCCAATCTTGAGCAAAATACAGGTTATTAAAACTCAAATGATATGATAGAATAGAGCAAGTAGCTTATTAGGTTACTTGCTTTATTTTTTGATTTTTATCATTTTGATGATAAAAGTATTATCTATATGTATAGACTGTGCACATTAGCTTATTTCACAATTTTATTAGTATCATGCAGCACTCCAGAATCAGATAAAAAGAAAACTACTCTTTTTACCCCTATAAGTCACGAAACCAGCGGACTGTTATTTGTAAATAAATTGGAGTTAACAAAAGATCTTGATGTATTTCGATACAGAAACTATTATAACGGGGGAGGGGTAGCTATTGGAGATATTAATAATGATAATCTTCCGGATGTATACTTATCTGCGAATATGCAATCCAATCGACTTTTTATTAATAAGGGTGGTTTTAGGTTTGAAGACATCACTGAATCATCAGGAACGGGTGGTAGTAAGGAGTGGTCCACAGGAGTGAGCATGGCAGATGTTAACGGAGATGGTTTATTAGATATTTATGTCTGTAATTCAGGAGATGTAAAAGGCGGGAAAAGAGAGAATGAGTTGTTTATAAACAATGGGGATTTGACCTTTACTGAAAAGGCAGAGGAGTATGGCCTGGCTGACAAAGGATTTAGCACCCATGCAGTATTTTTTGATTTTGACCAGGATGGTGACCTGGATTGTTATGTTTTGAATAATTCATTTAGGCCTGTGTCCTCACTCGGGCTTGAAAATATTCGACATGTAAGAGATAGCACTGGTGGTGATAAACTGTATAGAAATGATAATGGTAAATTCGTCGACATTAGTCAGCAGGCAGGTATTAATGGTAGTGTTATTGGTTTTGGATTGGGGGTGACCATAACAGATGCTAACCTTGATGGCTGGATGGACCTTTATATTTCAAACGACTTTTTTGAGAGGGATTACCTCTACATTAATCAAAGGGATGGAACTTTTCAGGATGAGTTGCCATCGAGAATAGACCATATTAGCCAGTTCTCGATGGGGACAGATGCTGCTGATTTAAATAATGACGGAGCTCCGGATATTTTTGTTACGGATATGCTACCTGCAACAGATGAACGGTTGAAATCTACTACGAATTTTGAGAATTATGATAAACACCAA
This region of Fulvivirga ulvae genomic DNA includes:
- a CDS encoding T9SS-dependent choice-of-anchor J family protein; the encoded protein is MKIKFLCFCAMLFAGFGAYAQQSYQATYFTSSEYVREIPALSAMDNIIAAQGFEHVAPPKRRGTNTFVPGKGLPRGEDPLIAKQKSVQRSAAETLLAAPIVSFDAHIGSVLNDPTGAIGPNHYVYAFNSGFGILDRSGNVLAPEASLGTLFPGETLGDPVVIYDNFADRFIIMEFSNSPNGILVAVCQGPDPVNDGWYTYRFNTGSFPDYEKLSIWSDGYYITANKDQNSASTSQVIFALERDNMLTGASAQMIGFPLPGITTSGFYSPGGFNATGTTLPPVGVGHSVVYMQDDSWSGVSQDHLKIWTTDVNWSSPSSSTISSPQILNTAAFDGVFNGGSFQNLDEPGNGPDLDALQATMMYMTNYRRFGTHNSVVMNFVVDVSGNDTRAGIRWYELRQTSDGAPWTIYQEGTYLQPDGHSAYCGSIAMDSQGNIGMGYTIVSSTVYTSLRYTGRMAADPLGTMPQGEQVVVNGDSEENRGDGRYGDYAQITVDPLDDLTFWHIGEYFKGNNVRRSHVVAFKLGSGSSDTEPPTAPTNLTASNVTSSSVDLSWNASTDNVGVTGYNIYNGASLVTTVSGTSHTVTGLSANTSYTFTVRARDAATNESGASNSVNITTLPAAGCSGGITSFPYTEGFENTIGAWTQSTNDDLNWTVDANGTPSSSTGPSSAAQGSYYIYVEASGSGYPNKQAIINSPCFDLSSESQASFNFKFHMYGASNMGSIALEASNDDGQSWTSLWSMTGNQGNSWQSASIDLAAYLGGSVQLRFNRITGNTWQADIAIDDVELSIGSTGGDCVSGDVELSITLDNYPQETSWTLKNSAGTTIDSESYSTANPDGSTVTKTFSGLAAGTYTFTINDSYGDGICCGYGNGSYTLSSTQGVIVTGGNFGSSEATEFCIESASAMLRTNALNGEETDLFQIYPNPTRERLSIAVKDHQVENVQIFSMYGMLVTEINEEGPYEQIDVSHLTPGTYFIRITSGDQKVTRKFIKE
- a CDS encoding LacI family DNA-binding transcriptional regulator, which codes for MKSNQITIKDIARELDISPSTVSRALKDHPDISPKTKKQVRELAEKLNYQPNSIALSLRSSKSNTIGVVIPQVVHFFFSTIISGIEDIAYAAGYSVMVAQSNESYDREVMDTKALFNNRVDGILVSMSRETTDYAHFEFLHNRGIPMVFYDRVCDSIDCSKVVVDDFDGGYRATKHLIDQGYKRIAHLAGPNSLQMFRQRLEGYKKALEECGLPIDESLILPENASDDENVAKELTKRLLALDERPDAIFANNDIAALGAMITIKEHGLKIPDDIGIVGFSNWRFTALTEPTITTVAQPGFEMGQEAARLLIEAIEAKDDEVITSVTKVLKTELVVRGSSVK
- a CDS encoding SusC/RagA family TonB-linked outer membrane protein; this encodes MKKILLLFSVMLVSYGSILAQRTVTGKVTDPGDGSPLPGVNILEKGTNNGTVTDIDGNYSISVNDNATLIFSFIGYKNQEVVVGSQSTINLELESDITQLSEVVVIGYGEIEAKDATGSVTTIKPEDFNQGVIASPEQLIQGRTAGVQITGASGEPGAGSTIRIRGNSSIRSGNGPLFVVDGVPLSGGDVTASGQDVSFGTSSARNPLNFINPNDIASIDILKDASATAIYGSRGANGVVIITTKSGKGKKPTLDYSALASFSKVAQEYDLLEPDAYLAGAAALGADANALDMGSETDWQDEIFRTGISQSHNLSYGGGAGNGDFRVSLSYFDQEGIIEESGLKRYTARFNGSQNFFDDKLRVSGQFTLADIRDENVPITNNSGFEGDLIGAMISANPTRPVFNPDGSYNQPGTDQLNPVALLALSEDNTKTLRLLGSFSGEYKIIPELSFKTNIGFDRSTSSRKAAYSRDLVANGIAGPKDSDGDGDVDYLGGRASFVDIISDNRLIENYLSYNKELNADSKISAILGYSYQSFEAETKVLNAQNFRTSDLDIMLNNLASVDLFRSENIDDTRQDFPYNKVPLIANTTRTKDAIQSFFGRINYNFMDRYLLTATLRADGSTRFGENNKYGYFPSFAAAWRISDESFAPAVFSDLKLRVGYGITGNQEIPNNQVIQRQRYADFGFNDNGEITGGALGDVAFANPDLKWETTGQLNVGIDYGFVDNRIRGSLEYYYKKTNDLLIQVTSAQPAAQPFVYTNLDADIINKGLEFSVEADAVTSSDFSWTVIANFAYNKNTVENFNSIINTGVINGQGLTGAYAQRIADGQPLFAYFLRDFVGFDENGQSIYADGDFQQFTGDSPLPKLTAGFTNRFGYKNFDLSIFFTGQFGHKIYNNTANAYFTAGALGNGRNVSEEVLSSGESNLNAPDVSTRFLEDGDFVRLENLTLGYNFNVSNVSAINSLRLFMTAQNLFVITDYSGLDPEVNTDKTLAVADGASGVPAGVPSLGIDYTSYPRARTISFGLNVTF
- a CDS encoding RagB/SusD family nutrient uptake outer membrane protein, which encodes MKNIIDISKLLLIVGSFSFIVGCSDLETELTDSVPVETESGEFEGDPTELLSSAYNRLGRFPDQTNIYALMEHTSDEMIGPTRGTDWGDNGIWRTLHAHTWDATHAYVLGSWNDLNTGVFTCNQVLASNPSANQAAQAKFLRAFYMFYIMDFYGQVPFRGVNDGVEVSPEVFNREEAFNFIVKDLTEALPDLADGNSTATTEANKATAHALLAKLYLNKAVYFADNPAGPYTFDAADMNKVIEHADAVTAAGYTLETGNYFDIFATPVSSEIIFTSPEGSPENRFRMTLHYNQTPDGWNGFTTLADFYNKFESDEQRIGEVRTTGLGTGFLIGQQYGPDGTALKDRGGNPLVFTPEIDLAGNNERAGIRVIKYHPSDAGDYILFRYADVYLMKLEAILRGGTPTMAQTAQSMLDDLRTIRGASALTVSLDVILDERGRELYWEGWRRNDQIRFGTFTTTWEEKEVTDSHRVLFPIPQQALDSNPNLEQNTGY